A region from the Candidatus Electrothrix scaldis genome encodes:
- a CDS encoding gamma-glutamylcyclotransferase, with translation MLKQDSLYYFAYGSNMSSEVFIDRRKMNPVQKYNVVLGNYELVFDQKGIQYIEPCFASLRKKIGARVYGILYELTPQDAEQLHKTESAGYDIEELEISVDGLGMKKCFTYINRDSCPGRKPSQRYMNKLIKGATEHSLPETYLKELRAVETFHLPIVSNVIDLIVRLLMLYLSKGYKLKIPFLKSGAGKKPESPSEVINQ, from the coding sequence ATGTTGAAACAGGATAGTTTGTATTATTTCGCCTACGGTTCAAACATGAGCAGCGAGGTTTTCATCGATAGAAGAAAAATGAATCCGGTTCAGAAATACAATGTCGTACTGGGGAATTACGAACTCGTTTTTGACCAGAAAGGCATTCAATATATTGAACCTTGTTTCGCTTCGCTGAGGAAAAAAATTGGTGCTCGGGTTTACGGGATACTGTACGAACTCACACCGCAGGATGCTGAACAGCTCCACAAAACAGAAAGTGCTGGATATGATATTGAAGAACTAGAGATATCTGTTGATGGACTCGGCATGAAGAAATGTTTCACCTATATTAATCGCGATTCATGCCCAGGAAGGAAGCCTTCACAGCGCTATATGAATAAACTTATCAAGGGAGCCACAGAGCATTCGCTACCGGAAACCTATCTGAAAGAACTCCGGGCTGTTGAAACATTTCACCTCCCCATAGTTTCAAATGTTATCGACCTTATAGTTCGACTGTTGATGCTGTACCTCTCAAAAGGCTATAAGCTGAAGATCCCCTTTCTGAAAAGTGGGGCGGGGAAGAAACCCGAGAGTCCAAGTGAGGTTATCAATCAATAG
- a CDS encoding VWA domain-containing protein — translation MMDSLRFMYPNLLWLLLLLPVLAFLRGRRGPAPALVFSSISVAKAISGSRKVNPGKFLAWLRLAALGLLILAIARPQWGNSKTEVEASGIDILLAVDVSGSMQAMDFRLEGRSVDRLSVVKAVVKKFIEERPNDRIGLVAFAGRPYMVCPLTLDHDWLQLRLDSLQTGMIEDGTAIGSAIIAGVNRLRDQEAKSRIVILLTDGVNNAGKAAPLTAAEAAETMKIKVYTIGAGRRGVAPMPMQDQFGRKRIMQAKVDIDEKTLGQIAEMTGAKFFRATDTRSLEKIYEEINAMETTTRQIKHFDRYRELFSWLVFAALGLLGVELFISRRRLP, via the coding sequence ATGATGGACAGCCTACGTTTTATGTACCCCAACCTGCTCTGGCTGTTACTGCTCCTCCCGGTGCTGGCCTTTTTACGGGGACGACGCGGCCCTGCCCCGGCCCTGGTCTTTTCCTCCATCTCTGTGGCCAAAGCAATCTCCGGTTCCCGCAAGGTCAATCCGGGCAAGTTCCTGGCTTGGCTTCGCCTGGCAGCCCTTGGCCTGCTCATCCTGGCTATTGCCCGTCCCCAATGGGGAAACAGCAAAACTGAGGTGGAGGCCTCAGGGATTGATATACTTCTGGCGGTTGACGTTTCCGGCTCCATGCAGGCGATGGATTTCCGCCTGGAAGGACGCTCAGTGGATCGTCTGTCTGTAGTCAAAGCGGTGGTGAAGAAATTCATTGAAGAACGGCCCAACGACCGCATCGGCCTGGTCGCCTTTGCCGGTCGCCCTTATATGGTCTGCCCGTTGACCCTGGACCATGATTGGCTCCAGCTCCGCCTGGATTCTCTGCAAACAGGAATGATCGAAGACGGCACAGCTATCGGCTCGGCCATCATTGCGGGTGTCAACCGTTTGCGGGACCAGGAAGCCAAATCGCGAATCGTCATTCTGCTCACGGACGGAGTGAATAATGCAGGCAAGGCAGCACCGCTTACTGCGGCAGAAGCAGCTGAGACCATGAAGATCAAGGTCTACACCATTGGTGCGGGTAGACGGGGTGTGGCCCCTATGCCCATGCAGGACCAATTCGGTCGCAAACGGATTATGCAGGCCAAGGTGGACATTGATGAAAAAACACTGGGACAAATTGCCGAAATGACCGGGGCCAAATTCTTCCGCGCTACCGATACCCGATCACTGGAAAAAATCTACGAAGAGATCAACGCGATGGAAACCACCACCCGGCAGATCAAACATTTTGATCGCTACCGGGAACTCTTTTCCTGGCTGGTCTTTGCAGCCCTGGGACTGTTGGGGGTGGAGTTGTTTATTTCTCGACGACGGTTGCCGTAG
- a CDS encoding DUF58 domain-containing protein gives MEKTITKEILKKVRRIEVRTRRMVDDTLAGSYHSVFKGQGMNFDEVREYVPGDEIRSIDWNVTARTGVPHVKKFTEERELTIMLMIDISGSGGFGSSEQSKREIMAELGSVLAFSAVRNNDKVGLILFSDFVELFIPPDKGRKHILRVIREILFFQPKNKGTDITEALDFVNRVAKRKCVTFLLSDFCLPGDFDDSLAALRPKLLVTGRRHDLITVAVTDPREQELPDVGRITLEDAETGEQLLLDTADPWTRQAYVSLAQDRTERFAHTVRSAGLDLLQLSTDKPYIGPLMGFFKARERRKR, from the coding sequence ATGGAAAAAACAATCACCAAGGAAATCCTGAAAAAGGTCCGTCGGATTGAGGTACGCACCCGCCGCATGGTGGACGACACCCTGGCCGGAAGCTATCACTCGGTCTTTAAGGGCCAGGGCATGAACTTCGACGAAGTCCGTGAATACGTGCCCGGCGATGAAATCCGCAGCATAGACTGGAACGTCACAGCCCGTACCGGCGTGCCCCATGTGAAAAAATTCACTGAGGAGAGGGAGCTGACCATTATGCTGATGATCGACATCAGCGGTTCTGGTGGATTTGGCTCAAGCGAGCAATCCAAGCGGGAGATCATGGCCGAACTGGGTTCTGTGCTGGCCTTTTCTGCGGTACGCAATAACGACAAGGTCGGCCTCATCCTGTTCTCCGATTTTGTGGAGCTCTTCATCCCGCCGGATAAGGGCCGCAAGCATATCCTCAGGGTTATTCGGGAAATTCTCTTTTTCCAACCCAAGAATAAGGGCACGGACATCACTGAGGCCCTGGATTTTGTTAACCGGGTAGCTAAACGTAAATGTGTGACCTTTCTTCTCTCTGATTTCTGCCTGCCTGGTGATTTTGACGATTCCCTGGCTGCGCTCCGCCCGAAACTCCTGGTCACCGGGCGCCGTCACGATCTGATCACGGTTGCGGTCACCGACCCGAGGGAACAGGAATTACCCGATGTTGGTCGGATCACCCTGGAAGACGCAGAAACTGGCGAGCAACTGCTCCTGGATACCGCTGATCCCTGGACCCGACAGGCCTATGTGAGCCTGGCCCAGGACCGGACAGAGCGTTTTGCCCACACCGTGCGCAGCGCAGGGCTTGACTTGCTCCAGCTTTCCACGGACAAACCCTATATCGGGCCGTTGATGGGTTTCTTCAAAGCACGGGAAAGGAGGAAGAGATAA
- a CDS encoding MAPEG family protein translates to MGLPIAFLIYSFGDTENYRQNISTLFPSKAHWVLLTAFVFSRLSAFLNLFPLLEKEKVMRPDSGNLRSNMKIFRALGNGPSHAVVMNMEGQIGRYNRANRSMENFVEQAAPVGVNAVLLSLCFPFPTFMLICIYALARIAHQVLYINVGYDSRGYGIGFFLGTAVTGTFEVLLLFAAFST, encoded by the coding sequence ATGGGACTTCCCATAGCTTTTCTGATTTACTCCTTTGGAGATACAGAAAACTATCGTCAAAATATATCCACGCTATTCCCATCCAAGGCACACTGGGTGCTGCTCACAGCTTTTGTTTTCTCTCGCTTATCAGCCTTTCTCAATCTGTTTCCTTTGCTGGAAAAGGAAAAGGTTATGCGTCCTGATTCAGGGAATCTGCGAAGCAATATGAAAATATTCAGAGCACTCGGTAACGGTCCCTCTCATGCTGTTGTCATGAATATGGAGGGGCAAATAGGAAGATATAACAGAGCAAATCGCAGCATGGAAAATTTTGTGGAACAAGCTGCACCGGTTGGTGTTAACGCAGTTTTACTATCCTTATGTTTTCCTTTCCCCACATTCATGCTCATCTGTATTTACGCACTCGCCCGCATTGCTCATCAAGTGCTATATATCAATGTAGGATACGACTCACGGGGTTATGGAATCGGTTTTTTCTTGGGAACTGCTGTTACCGGTACGTTTGAAGTATTGCTCTTGTTTGCCGCGTTCTCTACCTGA